The following are encoded together in the Triticum dicoccoides isolate Atlit2015 ecotype Zavitan chromosome 6B, WEW_v2.0, whole genome shotgun sequence genome:
- the LOC119320301 gene encoding FAM10 family protein At4g22670-like, which produces MDPSKLGELRSFVEACKKDPALLADPALAFFRDYLTSLGATLPASAAAAGKPAPKARSMDDIDDDDDDEEEEEDDQDMRDPTPEPDELDEEIVESDLELDNDGVVHPDHDDAPQKMGDSSVEVTEESRDASQEAKGQAMEAMSEGKLEEAVEHLTKAILLNPTSAIMYGTRASVFIKMKKPAAAIRDANAALEINPDSAKGYKTRGMANAMLGKWEEAARDLHAASNIDYDDEINAVLKKVEPNAHKIVEHRRKYDRLRKERAEKKAERDRLRRRAEAQAAYEKAKRKEQSSSRSSGGMPGGMPGGFPFPGGMGGMPGGFPGGMGGMPGGFPGGMGGGFPAGMGGGMPAGMGGGMPAGMGGGMPGMGGGRGMGGGMPGAGGAPGNVDMGDILNDPDLMAAFGDPEVMAALQDVMSNPANLAKHQANPKVGPIIAKMMAKMNGNR; this is translated from the exons ATGGATCCGTCCAAGCTGGGCGAGCTGCGCTCCTTCGTGGAGGCGTGCAAGAAGGACCCGGCCCTGCTCGCCGACCCCGCCCTCGCCTTCTTCCGCGACTACCTCACCTCCCTCGGCGCCACCCTccccgcgtccgccgccgccgccggcaagcCCGCGCCCAAG GCGAGGTCCATGGACGacatcgacgacgacgacgacgacgaggaagaagaggaggacgacCAGGACATGCGcgaccccacccccgagcccgacgAGCTCGACGAGGAGATCGTCGAGTCCGACCTCGAGCTCGACAACGACGGCGTCGTCCACCCCGACCACGACGACGCGCCACAGAAG ATGGGAGACTCTTCCGTCGAGGTGACCGAGGAGAGCCGTGACGCCTCCCAGgaagcaaagggccaggcaatggaagCAATGTCAGAAG GGAAACTGGAAGAGGCCGTCGAGCATCTCACCAAGGCTATACTGCTGAATCCAACCTCGGCAATCATGTATGGTACCAGAG CATCTGTGTTCATCAAAATGAAGAAGCCTGCTGCTGCCATCCGTGATGCGAACGCTGCTCTAGAG ATCAACCCAGACTCCGCAAAGGGCTACAAGACCCGTGGGATGGCTAATGCCATGCTTGGCAAGTGGGAGGAAGCTGCTCGTGATCTGCATGCCGCGTCAAACATTGACTACGATGATGAGATCAATGCTGTGCTCAAGAAG GTGGAGCCTAATGCGCACAAGATAGTGGAGCATCGCAGGAAGTATGACAGGCTGAGGAAAGAGAGGGCGGAGAAGAAAGCTGAGCGTGACAGGCTTCGTCGCCGTGCCGAGGCACAG GCTGCTTATGAGAAGGCCAAGAGGAAGGAGCAATCATCAAGCCGCTCTTCAGGAGGCATGCCTGGTGGAATGCCCGGTGGCTTCCCATTCCCAGGAGGCATGGGTGGAATGCCTGGTGGCTTCCCTGGAGGTATGGGTGGTATGCCCGGTGGTTTCCCTGGAGGAATGGGGGGTGGTTTCCCTGCAGGAATGGGTGGAGGTATGCCCGCAGGAATGGGGGGCGGTATGCCCGCAGGAATGGGGGGCGGTATGCCTGGAATGGGGGGTGGTAGAGGAATGGGAGGTGGTATGCCTGGAGCTGGAGGTGCTCCCGGTAATGTTGATATGGGTGACATCTTGAAT GACCCTGACCTGATGGCAGCATTTGGTGACCCAGAGGTTATGGCGGCCCTTCAAGACG TGATGAGCAACCCTGCCAACTTGGCCAAGCACCAGGCGAACCCGAAGGTGGGGCCCATCATCGCCAAGATGATGGCCAAGATGAACGGGAACCGTTGA